The sequence CAGTATCAGAGCTTATGGGAAGGGATCTCAAGGGAGAAACAGAGATTTAGTGAGGAGATAGGATGGATCGAGAGAGTTTGAAGAGATTATTAGAAAGGGTTTCAAGGGGCGAACTAAAGCCAGATGAAGCCTTGGATTCTTTGAAGCATTTACCTTTTGAAGATATCGGTTTTGCACATATAGACCACCACAGGGAGTTGCGGCAGGGTGTGCCTGAGGTTATTTATTGCGAGGGGAAAACACCAGAGCAGGTTGTTGAGATAATGGAAAGAATGTTGTCAAAAGGAGCTGATATTCTTGCTACCCGCGTTCACTCTGATATATATCAGAAAGTGAAGTTACTCGATAATAGGGCATATTACAATGAACCTGCAAGAACAATCGTTATAAATAATAGGCCTAAGGTCCGAACCAAAGGAAAGGTATTGATTATTACAGGTGGTACTGCTGATATCTCCGTAGCTGAGGAGGCATGGGTAACCGCTGATATCTTAGGAAGCACGGTTGGTAAACTTTATGATGTAGGTGTTGCAGGGATTCATAGGCTTTTTGATAACAGAGAGAGGCTTTTTAGTGCAAGAGTTATTGTCGTTGTTGCTGGAATGGATGGTGCCTTGGCAAGCGTGATAGGAGGATTAGTTGATAAGCCTGTAATAGCTGTTCCAACGAGTGTAGGTTATGGTGCCAGTTTTGGAGGAATTTCAGCCTTACTGACCATGCTCAACAGTTGTGCTCCAGGGGTTGCAACGGTGAATATCGATAATGGGTTTGGTGCAGGTTATCTAGCTCATATCATAAATGAACTTGGGGAGAAGGTTTAGATTTTTTATAATAAGAGGTCACAATGAAAATTGCCTATTTTGATTGTTTTTGTGGAATTAGCGGTGATATGGTATTGGGAGCATTACTAGATATAGGTGTGAAACTGGACTATATTAAAGGGGAACTTAAAAAATTAAATTTGAACAATTATGAAATTAAGGCATATAAAACAAGAAAGAGTAACATTACAGGGACAAAGGTAGATGTTCTTTTAAACCAGGATGATAAGGTTCATAGAAACCTGAAGGATATTGAGGAAATAATAAACAGTAGTTCTTTGGGGGATAAGATTAAGGATAAAGGCCTTCAGATTTTTCGGAGAATGGCAGAAGCAGAAGCTAAAATTCATAATATTAATGTTGATAAGGTACATTTTCACGAAATTGGGGCCATTGATTCTATTGTAGATGTTATAGGTTCTCTTGTAGGAATTCATTCATTAGATCTGGACAAAATATGCTCTTCCCCGTTAAACGTTGGTAGAGGGATGGTTACCACTGAACATGGAGAACTTCCTGTTCCAGCTCCAGCAACCCTTGAGTTGTTGAAAGGAATACCCATATATACTGCATCAATAGAACATGAACTCACCACACCTACAGGAGCAGCTATAATAAGTAGTTTAGCTCAGGATTTTGGAGATCTTTCATCTATTGAGGTTGAAAAGATCGGCTATGGAGCTGGTTTTGCAGATTTTGACCATACACCTAATTTATTAAGATTAATAGTGGGAAAAAGCTTTTTGAAATGGGCGGAGGACAATATAGATGTATTAGAGGCGAACATAGATGATATGAATCCAGAATTTTACGACTATATCTTAGAAAGATTCTTTGAGCAAGGTGCATTGGATGTCTTTCTTACTCCGATTATTATGAAAAAAAACCGTCCCGGAATAAAAATAACCGTTTTATTAGAAGAAAAAGACCTTTCTGATATTCAAAAAGTCTTTTTTTATGAGACATCGACCTTTGGCTTAAGGTCTTTTAAAGTTAAAAGAAATAAATTGATAAGGGACATTATTAAGATCCAAACAGAATTTGGAGAGATAAGGATTAAGGTCGGCAAAGAAGATAATAATGTTATTAATATTTCTCCAGAATATGAAGACTGCAAAAAAATAGCAAGAGATAAAGAAGTTCCTCTTAAGGATGTATTTCAAAAAGCTATTAATTTGGCAAGAAAAAGA is a genomic window of Nitrospinota bacterium containing:
- the larB gene encoding nickel pincer cofactor biosynthesis protein LarB, producing MDRESLKRLLERVSRGELKPDEALDSLKHLPFEDIGFAHIDHHRELRQGVPEVIYCEGKTPEQVVEIMERMLSKGADILATRVHSDIYQKVKLLDNRAYYNEPARTIVINNRPKVRTKGKVLIITGGTADISVAEEAWVTADILGSTVGKLYDVGVAGIHRLFDNRERLFSARVIVVVAGMDGALASVIGGLVDKPVIAVPTSVGYGASFGGISALLTMLNSCAPGVATVNIDNGFGAGYLAHIINELGEKV
- the larC gene encoding nickel pincer cofactor biosynthesis protein LarC translates to MKIAYFDCFCGISGDMVLGALLDIGVKLDYIKGELKKLNLNNYEIKAYKTRKSNITGTKVDVLLNQDDKVHRNLKDIEEIINSSSLGDKIKDKGLQIFRRMAEAEAKIHNINVDKVHFHEIGAIDSIVDVIGSLVGIHSLDLDKICSSPLNVGRGMVTTEHGELPVPAPATLELLKGIPIYTASIEHELTTPTGAAIISSLAQDFGDLSSIEVEKIGYGAGFADFDHTPNLLRLIVGKSFLKWAEDNIDVLEANIDDMNPEFYDYILERFFEQGALDVFLTPIIMKKNRPGIKITVLLEEKDLSDIQKVFFYETSTFGLRSFKVKRNKLIRDIIKIQTEFGEIRIKVGKEDNNVINISPEYEDCKKIARDKEVPLKDVFQKAINLARKRLKLD